The Flaviramulus sp. BrNp1-15 genome has a window encoding:
- a CDS encoding family 43 glycosylhydrolase: MSKLQLTAILLLIQTLCLAQNPFVTHMYTADPSARVFNDTLYVYPSHDEDDAVKFTMKDWHVFSTTNMKDWTDHGVAFALNDLSWASTRAWAPDCIKRNGKYYFYYPVEASKIGVAVSDSPTGYFKDPLDKALIHTDTEGVVCNRDFIDPAAFIDDDGQAYLYMGQLVVNAIKLNEDMISYDGEVHLLEGTDDFFEAVWMHKYKGVYYLSYVGESGEIKYCTSDNPLGPFEYKGVILEKMNSGTNHHSIVEYKGEWYMFYHNSDLYYRNHPEVERKFGWGHKGSPHPFRRSICFDKLIYNEDGTIQNVIPTK, from the coding sequence ATGTCTAAACTTCAACTAACCGCAATATTGCTGCTAATTCAAACCCTTTGTTTAGCCCAAAACCCATTTGTAACACACATGTATACTGCCGACCCTTCTGCAAGGGTTTTTAATGATACGTTGTATGTGTATCCGTCTCATGACGAAGATGATGCCGTAAAATTTACTATGAAAGACTGGCATGTGTTTTCTACCACAAATATGAAAGACTGGACAGACCACGGTGTTGCTTTTGCATTAAATGATTTAAGTTGGGCATCAACACGAGCTTGGGCACCAGATTGTATAAAGCGTAACGGGAAATACTATTTTTATTATCCTGTAGAGGCAAGCAAAATTGGTGTGGCCGTAAGTGATTCCCCAACAGGGTATTTTAAAGACCCGTTAGATAAAGCTTTAATTCATACAGATACAGAAGGCGTAGTTTGCAATAGAGATTTTATTGATCCTGCTGCTTTTATTGATGACGACGGACAAGCGTATTTGTACATGGGGCAATTGGTAGTTAACGCAATAAAGCTTAACGAAGATATGATCTCTTATGATGGCGAAGTGCATTTACTTGAAGGAACAGACGATTTTTTTGAAGCTGTTTGGATGCATAAATATAAAGGTGTTTACTACTTGTCTTATGTTGGAGAAAGTGGAGAAATTAAATATTGCACAAGTGATAATCCCTTAGGACCATTCGAGTATAAAGGTGTTATTCTAGAAAAGATGAATAGTGGCACAAATCATCACTCTATAGTAGAGTATAAAGGCGAGTGGTATATGTTTTATCATAACTCTGATTTGTATTATAGAAATCATCCGGAAGTAGAAAGAAAATTTGGCTGGGGACACAAAGGTAGCCCGCACCCATTTCGCAGATCCATTTGTTTTGATAAATTGATTTACAACGAAGACGGCACCATACAAAATGTAATACCCACAAAATAA
- a CDS encoding DUF2007 domain-containing protein, with protein sequence MFPTELAVVKSKLESEGIECRVLDEYTVQAHNFLSQAIGGVRLQVAESNLDKARLILEENGLIRESKEPEQSKVEKRISDPKFQKTIKLLLISLVTITIVLGSSAFIYLHINRPTDLELLTQKKWCIEYIVYQNQEYVPYTISDKVQIRLIGECFEKLNFQANGHVQFPGFNSPRINGNWKLENSFISISQIDTLDFLLEREYEYKINQSELILNSDSLKIYCSTLKYGYY encoded by the coding sequence ATGTTCCCAACAGAACTAGCGGTTGTCAAATCTAAACTGGAATCTGAAGGAATTGAATGTAGAGTTCTCGACGAATATACGGTACAAGCCCACAATTTTCTCTCACAAGCAATAGGAGGTGTTCGACTTCAGGTAGCGGAATCTAATTTGGATAAAGCTAGGTTAATTCTAGAGGAAAATGGACTCATTAGGGAAAGTAAAGAACCCGAACAAAGTAAAGTCGAAAAAAGAATTAGCGACCCAAAATTTCAGAAAACTATTAAACTTTTGCTAATTTCATTAGTCACTATTACTATAGTATTAGGTTCATCAGCATTCATATACTTACATATAAACCGTCCAACTGATTTAGAACTTTTAACCCAAAAAAAATGGTGCATAGAATATATAGTTTATCAAAACCAAGAATATGTTCCCTATACAATATCAGACAAAGTACAAATCCGTCTAATAGGAGAATGTTTTGAGAAATTAAATTTTCAAGCAAATGGACATGTTCAATTCCCAGGTTTTAATTCCCCTCGAATAAATGGAAATTGGAAACTGGAAAATAGTTTTATCAGCATATCACAAATTGATACGTTAGACTTTCTTCTAGAAAGAGAGTATGAGTACAAAATAAACCAAAGTGAGCTGATTTTAAATTCGGACTCCCTAAAAATATATTGTTCAACTTTAAAGTACGGTTATTATTGA
- the aroC gene encoding chorismate synthase, with the protein MAGNSFGKLFNLTTYGESHGPALGGVIDGCPPGIELDLEFIQNELDRRKPGQSAIVTQRKEPDTVKFHSGIFEGKSTGTPIGFVIENTNQKSHDYSHIKDSYRPSHADYTYDKKYGLRDYRGGGRSSARETACRVVAGAIAKQMLKGIEIKAYVSGVGTMKLDKPHTELDLSKTESNIVRCPDVDMASKMETYIKEVRSKGDTVGGIVSCVIKNVPVGLGEPVFDKLHAELGKAMLSINAVKGFEYGSGFHGSTMYGSDHNDAFNTDGTTKTNYSGGIQGGISNGMDIYFNVAFKPVATLIQEYETIDKEGKVVQMHGKGRHDPCVVPRAVPIVEAMAALVIADFYLINKMY; encoded by the coding sequence ATGGCTGGTAATTCCTTCGGAAAACTATTTAACTTAACCACTTACGGAGAATCTCACGGACCTGCTTTAGGCGGTGTAATTGATGGATGCCCTCCAGGAATTGAATTAGATTTAGAATTCATTCAAAATGAGTTAGATAGAAGAAAGCCTGGGCAGTCGGCAATCGTTACGCAACGTAAAGAACCCGATACTGTAAAATTCCATTCAGGTATTTTTGAGGGTAAATCTACTGGAACACCCATAGGTTTTGTAATAGAAAATACCAATCAGAAATCTCACGATTATTCGCATATAAAGGACAGTTACAGACCAAGTCATGCGGATTATACTTACGATAAAAAATACGGATTAAGAGACTATCGTGGTGGCGGTCGTAGTTCTGCACGCGAAACGGCATGTCGTGTGGTTGCTGGTGCTATAGCAAAACAAATGCTTAAAGGTATAGAAATTAAAGCCTACGTTTCTGGTGTTGGTACCATGAAATTAGATAAACCACATACCGAGTTAGACCTTTCTAAAACAGAATCAAATATTGTACGTTGTCCAGACGTGGATATGGCTTCAAAAATGGAAACTTACATTAAAGAAGTACGCAGTAAAGGCGACACTGTTGGAGGCATTGTAAGTTGCGTTATAAAAAATGTACCTGTAGGTTTAGGAGAACCTGTGTTTGATAAACTTCATGCTGAGTTAGGTAAAGCTATGTTATCTATAAACGCTGTAAAAGGGTTTGAGTATGGTAGCGGTTTTCATGGCAGCACCATGTATGGTAGCGACCATAACGATGCTTTTAATACAGATGGTACAACTAAAACTAACTATTCTGGAGGTATTCAAGGAGGTATAAGCAATGGTATGGACATTTATTTTAATGTGGCATTTAAACCCGTAGCAACGCTTATTCAAGAATACGAAACTATCGATAAAGAAGGTAAAGTGGTGCAAATGCACGGAAAAGGACGTCATGATCCTTGTGTGGTTCCTCGTGCAGTGCCTATTGTAGAAGCCATGGCAGCATTAGTTATTGCCGATTTTTACCTGATTAACAAAATGTATTAG
- a CDS encoding UDP-2,3-diacylglucosamine diphosphatase, translating into MPKLKIKRKIEIAVISDVHLGTYGCHAKHLLTYLNSIEPKKLILNGDIVDIWQFSKRYFPKSHLKVIKKIMDMASDGVEIVYITGNHDEMLRKFSGTTIGKISIVDKLVLKLDGKKAWFFHGDVFDVSIQNAKWLAKLGGYGYDLLTLLNRLVNWYLEKRGKERYSLSKKVKNGVKGAIKYINDYEKVISELAIENGYDYVVCGHIHQPKMECIENKHGNTMYLNSGDWVENFTALEYQFKRWKIYNYNKDKLAPFIVDEDMENMDINNLIAAITIVEQTEKKKKKKS; encoded by the coding sequence ATGCCCAAGTTGAAAATAAAAAGAAAAATAGAAATTGCCGTAATATCAGATGTTCATTTAGGGACATATGGTTGCCACGCAAAACATTTATTAACTTATTTAAACAGTATTGAACCCAAAAAACTTATTCTTAATGGTGATATTGTAGACATCTGGCAATTTAGCAAACGGTACTTCCCAAAATCGCATTTAAAAGTCATTAAAAAAATTATGGATATGGCTTCTGATGGTGTTGAGATAGTTTACATTACTGGAAACCATGATGAAATGTTGCGTAAGTTTAGTGGAACCACGATTGGTAAAATTTCGATTGTAGATAAACTGGTTTTAAAACTTGATGGCAAAAAAGCGTGGTTTTTTCATGGTGATGTATTTGATGTTTCTATACAAAACGCCAAATGGCTTGCTAAACTTGGTGGCTATGGTTATGATTTGCTAACGTTGTTAAACCGACTTGTAAATTGGTATTTAGAAAAACGTGGTAAGGAGCGTTATTCACTATCTAAAAAAGTAAAGAATGGTGTTAAAGGCGCCATTAAATACATTAATGACTACGAAAAAGTAATTTCTGAATTGGCTATAGAAAATGGTTACGACTATGTTGTTTGCGGACACATACACCAACCTAAAATGGAATGTATTGAGAATAAACATGGAAATACCATGTACTTAAATTCTGGAGATTGGGTTGAAAATTTTACAGCTTTAGAATATCAGTTTAAACGTTGGAAAATCTACAATTACAATAAAGATAAACTAGCACCTTTTATTGTTGATGAAGACATGGAAAATATGGACATCAATAATTTAATTGCAGCTATAACCATAGTTGAACAAACGGAAAAGAAAAAGAAGAAAAAAAGTTAA
- a CDS encoding FAD-binding and (Fe-S)-binding domain-containing protein gives MPLQNLKSTLSGELYYDDLIKSIYATDASVYRMLPLAVAYPKNIDDIKQLIRYAKAQKTALIPRTAGTSLAGQCVGEGIVVDVSKHFTKILKLDEDAQTITLQPGVVRDELNNYLKPFGLFFGPNTSTSNRCMIGGMVGNNSSGTTSIQYGVTRDKVLEIQAILSDGSEVVFGELSAEEFKEKTKLTTLEGDIYRAIHSELVSESVQNQIIENFPKPEIHRRNTGYAIDELIKSEVFSSSEEKFNMCKLLSGSEGTLAFTTQITLKLDTLPPQESIMVAAHFDSIESCMNSVELVMKHNLYTCEMMDKTILDCTKHNKTQQENRQFIEGDPKAILMCEVKANDKKQAEVLANNLLKEIKNSGLSYAYPMLVGNDINKALTLRSAGLGLLGNIIGDKKSAACIEDTAVALPDLANYISEFTKLMKGYNQEAIYYAHAGAGELHLRPVLNLKKAEDLVLFRKITTDVAHLVKKYRGSMSGEHGDGIVRSEFIELMIGKENYNILKRIKKAFDTDNIFNPGKIIDVLPMDKNLRYEADRVEPEIETLLDFSKSLGILREAEKCNGSGDCRKLPEFGGTMCPSYRATRNEKDTTRARANALREFLTNSDKDNKFNHEELKQVFDLCLSCKACASECPSSVDVASLKTEFQYQYQKANGVPLRTKLFAYNNKLNNLGSKLPSITNFVFSNRFTSSVLKKSFGIAKERSLPLISNKSLDKSFKTVKNQSVEINYVKTIYLFNDEFTNHLDTQIGIDAIQLLTALNYKVEVLKNEESGRAFLSKGLLEQAKDLANKNVSIFKDKISKDTPLIGIEPSAIYTFKDEYLKLANDKTSAEAIAQNTFLIEEFIQQEIKLGNIKPEQFTLKAKTIKFHGHCHQKSMSNQLSSFAVLNLPKNYKVTIIPSGCCGMAGSFGYEKEHYEVSMQVGEQTLFPAVRKAPEEVVIAANGTSCRHQIKDGTQREAKHPITILREALV, from the coding sequence ATGCCTTTACAAAACTTAAAATCAACCTTATCAGGAGAATTATATTACGACGATTTAATAAAATCTATTTACGCTACAGATGCTTCGGTTTATAGAATGCTACCACTAGCTGTAGCATATCCTAAAAATATAGACGATATAAAGCAACTAATTAGGTATGCAAAAGCACAAAAAACGGCTTTAATACCAAGAACCGCTGGAACCTCATTAGCAGGACAATGTGTTGGTGAAGGTATTGTGGTTGATGTTTCCAAACATTTTACTAAAATTTTAAAGCTTGATGAAGATGCTCAAACTATTACCTTACAACCGGGTGTGGTACGCGATGAGCTAAACAATTATTTAAAACCTTTTGGGTTGTTTTTTGGTCCTAATACATCAACCTCTAACCGATGTATGATTGGTGGAATGGTTGGAAATAATTCATCTGGCACAACATCAATTCAATATGGCGTTACCAGAGATAAGGTTTTAGAAATTCAAGCTATTTTAAGTGATGGAAGCGAAGTTGTTTTTGGAGAATTATCTGCAGAAGAATTCAAAGAGAAAACAAAGTTAACTACTCTTGAAGGGGACATATACAGAGCTATTCATTCTGAACTTGTTTCAGAATCGGTTCAAAATCAAATTATAGAAAATTTTCCAAAACCAGAAATACACCGAAGAAATACAGGGTATGCTATTGATGAGTTAATTAAAAGTGAAGTGTTTTCTAGTTCTGAGGAAAAATTTAATATGTGTAAACTGCTTTCCGGTAGTGAAGGCACATTGGCCTTTACAACTCAAATCACTTTAAAACTAGATACCTTGCCACCACAGGAAAGTATAATGGTTGCTGCTCATTTTGATAGTATTGAAAGTTGTATGAATTCTGTAGAACTGGTTATGAAACATAATTTGTACACCTGTGAAATGATGGATAAAACCATTTTAGATTGTACAAAGCATAATAAAACACAACAAGAAAACAGACAATTTATAGAAGGAGATCCCAAGGCCATTTTAATGTGTGAAGTTAAAGCTAATGATAAAAAACAAGCAGAAGTTTTAGCTAATAATCTTTTAAAAGAAATTAAAAACTCAGGTTTAAGTTATGCTTATCCAATGCTTGTTGGTAATGATATTAATAAAGCGCTCACACTTAGAAGTGCCGGTTTAGGGCTGTTGGGAAACATAATTGGCGATAAAAAATCTGCGGCATGTATAGAAGATACAGCGGTTGCATTGCCAGATTTGGCAAATTATATTTCGGAGTTTACAAAGCTTATGAAAGGCTATAATCAAGAAGCCATTTATTATGCACACGCTGGGGCGGGAGAGTTGCATTTACGTCCAGTTTTAAATTTAAAAAAAGCAGAAGACCTTGTTTTATTTAGGAAAATAACGACTGATGTTGCTCATCTTGTTAAGAAATACAGAGGTTCTATGAGTGGTGAGCATGGAGATGGTATTGTGCGGTCTGAGTTTATTGAACTCATGATTGGGAAGGAAAATTATAACATCTTAAAACGCATAAAAAAGGCTTTTGATACCGATAATATTTTCAATCCAGGTAAAATTATTGATGTTTTGCCTATGGATAAAAATTTGCGTTATGAAGCTGATAGAGTAGAACCAGAAATTGAAACGTTACTCGATTTTTCAAAATCGTTGGGTATTTTACGCGAAGCGGAAAAGTGTAATGGCTCTGGAGATTGTAGGAAACTACCAGAATTTGGAGGCACCATGTGCCCAAGTTACAGAGCCACCAGAAATGAAAAAGATACTACAAGAGCTCGTGCCAATGCACTGCGTGAGTTTTTAACCAATTCTGATAAAGACAATAAATTCAACCACGAAGAATTAAAACAGGTTTTCGATTTATGCTTAAGCTGTAAAGCTTGTGCTAGCGAATGCCCAAGTAGTGTAGATGTGGCAAGTTTAAAGACAGAGTTTCAATATCAATATCAAAAAGCCAATGGAGTACCTTTGCGAACCAAATTATTTGCTTATAACAATAAGTTAAATAATTTAGGAAGTAAATTACCAAGCATAACAAATTTTGTGTTTTCTAACAGATTTACGTCTTCTGTTTTGAAGAAATCTTTTGGAATTGCCAAAGAAAGAAGCTTGCCTTTAATTTCAAACAAAAGCTTGGATAAATCATTTAAAACTGTTAAAAACCAATCAGTTGAAATTAATTATGTTAAAACAATTTATTTGTTTAACGACGAATTTACTAATCATTTAGATACTCAAATAGGTATTGATGCTATACAGCTTTTAACAGCTTTAAACTACAAAGTTGAAGTACTTAAAAATGAAGAATCTGGTCGTGCTTTCCTATCAAAAGGTTTATTAGAACAAGCCAAAGATTTAGCTAATAAAAATGTAAGTATTTTTAAGGATAAAATTTCAAAAGACACGCCTTTAATTGGAATTGAACCTTCAGCCATTTATACGTTTAAAGACGAATATTTAAAATTAGCAAACGATAAAACTTCCGCGGAAGCAATAGCACAAAATACCTTTTTAATAGAAGAGTTTATTCAGCAAGAAATAAAACTTGGAAACATAAAACCAGAGCAATTTACATTAAAAGCTAAAACTATTAAGTTTCACGGGCATTGTCATCAAAAATCAATGAGTAATCAGCTTTCTAGTTTTGCGGTTTTAAATTTGCCTAAAAACTACAAGGTTACTATTATACCAAGTGGTTGTTGTGGTATGGCAGGAAGTTTTGGTTACGAAAAAGAACATTATGAGGTAAGTATGCAAGTTGGGGAACAAACCTTGTTTCCTGCAGTTAGAAAAGCTCCCGAAGAAGTTGTTATTGCTGCAAACGGAACCAGTTGTAGGCATCAAATAAAAGACGGAACCCAACGCGAAGCAAAACACCCCATAACTATTTTACGAGAGGCTTTGGTTTAA
- a CDS encoding GH3 auxin-responsive promoter family protein yields the protein MAILGNIIKSVIEIKDNFSSEVDHLEAQLNILKELLTKAKDTQFGRAYNFESILHSNNLEKSFAETVPYFDYNKINDEWWHKLHTGETDVTWPGNLSYFALSSGTTGKTSKRIPVTDDMIDAIRKSGIKQVFALSNFDLDADFFEKEIMMLGSSTDLEKNDSFLEGEISGISASNIPFWFKGFYKPGQDIAKIDDWDARVQRIAERAKDWDIGALSGIPSWIELMLQKVIEYHNLDNIHQIWPNLKVYTSGGVAFGPYEKSFNALMGKPVTVIDTYLASEGYIATQVRPETNAMQLNTEHGIYFEFVPFKPEYINEDGSLAQDAPAVSLKDVKKNQDYVLIISTVSGAWRYLIGDTIEFTNIKRAEIKITGRTKFFLNTVGSQLSVNKMDDAMRLLEDEFSTKIPEYTICAKRGDDAEFYHFWYLGSENKDLNHEKVAKSLDEALKNANKNYKVARSKALKGVKVDIVSPEKFYEWNGRNKKKGGQVKMERVMKEEKFSEWETFINES from the coding sequence ATGGCAATATTAGGAAATATAATTAAAAGTGTAATTGAGATAAAAGATAATTTTTCTTCAGAAGTAGATCATTTAGAAGCCCAACTTAATATACTAAAAGAACTTTTAACTAAAGCAAAAGACACACAATTTGGGAGAGCGTATAATTTTGAAAGTATTTTACATTCCAACAATTTAGAAAAGAGTTTTGCAGAAACAGTACCTTATTTTGATTATAACAAAATAAATGACGAGTGGTGGCATAAGTTGCATACAGGGGAAACTGATGTAACATGGCCTGGTAACTTATCCTACTTTGCACTTAGTTCTGGTACTACAGGAAAAACCAGTAAACGTATACCGGTTACTGATGATATGATTGATGCGATTAGAAAATCTGGGATTAAACAGGTATTTGCATTAAGTAACTTTGATTTGGATGCTGATTTTTTTGAAAAAGAAATTATGATGTTGGGCAGCTCCACAGATTTGGAAAAAAATGATAGTTTTTTAGAAGGTGAAATAAGTGGAATAAGTGCGAGTAATATTCCATTTTGGTTTAAAGGATTTTATAAACCAGGGCAAGATATTGCAAAAATAGACGATTGGGATGCTAGGGTACAGCGTATTGCAGAACGTGCAAAAGATTGGGATATTGGAGCTTTAAGTGGAATTCCTTCTTGGATAGAATTGATGCTTCAAAAAGTAATTGAATATCATAATTTAGATAACATTCATCAAATTTGGCCCAATCTTAAGGTTTATACTTCTGGCGGAGTAGCATTTGGACCTTATGAAAAAAGTTTTAATGCTTTAATGGGTAAACCCGTTACTGTTATAGATACTTATTTGGCATCAGAAGGATATATAGCTACACAAGTTAGACCAGAAACCAATGCAATGCAGCTTAATACAGAACATGGTATTTATTTTGAGTTCGTTCCGTTTAAACCAGAGTATATAAATGAAGACGGTTCTTTAGCTCAAGATGCACCAGCTGTATCCTTAAAGGATGTAAAGAAAAATCAAGATTACGTTTTAATTATTAGTACTGTAAGTGGTGCATGGCGTTACTTAATTGGTGATACTATAGAGTTTACAAATATTAAGCGAGCAGAAATTAAAATTACGGGTCGTACAAAATTCTTTCTAAACACTGTTGGCTCTCAATTATCGGTTAATAAAATGGATGATGCTATGCGTTTATTAGAAGATGAATTTTCTACCAAAATACCAGAATATACTATATGTGCTAAACGTGGTGATGATGCAGAGTTTTATCATTTTTGGTATTTAGGGTCAGAAAACAAGGATTTAAATCATGAAAAAGTAGCAAAATCACTTGATGAGGCTTTAAAAAATGCCAATAAAAATTATAAAGTAGCACGAAGTAAAGCGTTAAAAGGAGTGAAAGTAGATATAGTTTCACCTGAAAAATTTTATGAATGGAATGGGAGAAATAAGAAAAAAGGTGGACAAGTAAAAATGGAACGCGTAATGAAAGAAGAAAAATTCTCAGAATGGGAAACCTTTATTAACGAATCCTAA
- a CDS encoding Gfo/Idh/MocA family protein: MNLKKSLVYIFLLLVPFTIYAQNEPLKIGIVGLTHTHVHWIFGSEKIGDIKIVGIVEPNRELALKYSKQHGYPMSMVYNTMEDMIKATQPEAVSAFGTIYEHLEVVEKAAPLGIHVMVEKPLAVSLEHAKKIEALAKKHNIHLLTNYETTWYPTNHKAYELVKKDSIGAIRKVVVRDGHRGPKKIGVNKEFLDWLTDPIQNGGGAITDFGCYGVNLMTWLMHGEKPTTVTAVTQQQQPENNPKVDDDATIILKYNKANAIIQASWDWPIGRKDMEIYGLKGVVYADNRHDLRMRIAEGYDGFKEEQFKLEERQAPYNDAFSLFAAVIKNEVTLKPYDLSSLENNMIVMEILDAAIKSAKTNKTIELKN; encoded by the coding sequence ATGAATCTAAAAAAATCATTAGTCTATATATTTTTATTACTCGTACCATTTACTATATATGCACAAAATGAACCTTTAAAAATAGGCATTGTAGGTCTAACACATACACATGTACACTGGATATTTGGAAGTGAAAAAATTGGAGATATAAAAATAGTTGGCATTGTTGAACCTAATAGAGAGTTAGCTTTAAAGTACTCTAAACAGCATGGATACCCTATGAGTATGGTTTATAATACAATGGAAGACATGATTAAAGCTACACAACCCGAAGCTGTTTCTGCCTTTGGTACCATTTACGAACATTTAGAAGTCGTTGAAAAAGCAGCTCCTTTAGGTATTCATGTTATGGTTGAAAAACCCTTAGCTGTAAGCTTAGAACATGCGAAAAAGATTGAAGCACTTGCAAAAAAACACAATATTCACTTGCTTACTAATTATGAAACCACTTGGTACCCAACTAATCATAAGGCTTATGAATTGGTTAAAAAAGACTCTATTGGAGCTATTAGAAAAGTAGTTGTTAGAGACGGACATAGAGGTCCTAAAAAAATTGGAGTTAATAAAGAGTTTTTAGATTGGTTAACAGACCCTATTCAAAATGGTGGTGGCGCCATTACAGATTTTGGTTGCTATGGTGTTAATTTAATGACTTGGTTAATGCATGGTGAAAAACCAACTACAGTTACCGCTGTAACCCAACAACAGCAGCCGGAAAACAACCCAAAAGTTGATGACGACGCGACTATAATTTTAAAGTACAACAAAGCAAATGCAATTATACAAGCCTCTTGGGATTGGCCAATTGGCAGAAAGGATATGGAAATTTATGGTTTAAAAGGTGTTGTTTATGCAGATAACCGTCATGATTTAAGAATGCGAATTGCTGAAGGTTATGATGGCTTTAAAGAAGAACAATTTAAATTAGAAGAAAGGCAAGCTCCTTATAACGATGCTTTTTCACTATTTGCTGCAGTTATTAAAAATGAGGTTACTTTAAAACCATACGATTTATCTTCTTTAGAAAACAATATGATTGTTATGGAAATTTTAGATGCAGCTATTAAAAGTGCCAAGACAAATAAAACTATTGAGTTAAAGAATTAA
- the bshA gene encoding N-acetyl-alpha-D-glucosaminyl L-malate synthase BshA: protein MKIGIVCYPTFGGSGVVATELGLELSKRGHEIHFITYNQPVRLELLSNNVHYHEVNVPEYPLFHYQPYELALSSKLVDMVKLHKIEIVHVHYAIPHAYAAYMAKKMLKEEGIHLPIVTTLHGTDITLVGSHPFYKPAVTFSINKSDAVTAVSDSLKKDTLRLFDVKNEINVVPNFIDLDKYKHKFTDCQRVMMADDDEKIITHISNLRPVKRVQDVIKVFYNIQKEMPAKLMLVGEGPEREHIEILCQELGILDKVIFFGRSNEIDKILCFSDLFLLPSQTESFGLAALEAMASGVPVISSNTGGIPEVNIQGVSGFLSNVGDVEDMTKNALYILSDKARLKTFKDNARKESLKFDLHKIVPQYEAIYEDTLAKCLVL, encoded by the coding sequence ATGAAAATAGGTATTGTTTGTTACCCAACATTTGGTGGTAGTGGTGTAGTAGCTACAGAATTAGGTTTAGAGCTTTCTAAACGTGGTCACGAAATTCATTTTATAACGTATAATCAGCCTGTTCGTTTAGAACTTCTGAGTAACAATGTACATTATCACGAGGTAAATGTACCAGAATATCCGTTGTTTCATTACCAGCCTTATGAGTTAGCTTTATCCAGTAAATTGGTAGACATGGTTAAGCTACACAAAATTGAAATTGTACATGTGCACTATGCTATTCCGCATGCTTACGCTGCGTATATGGCTAAAAAAATGTTGAAAGAAGAAGGTATTCATTTACCTATTGTTACCACTTTACACGGTACCGATATTACATTAGTTGGTAGTCATCCATTTTATAAACCAGCGGTTACATTTAGTATAAATAAATCTGATGCAGTAACTGCAGTTTCAGACAGTTTAAAGAAAGATACATTACGTTTATTTGATGTTAAAAATGAAATAAATGTAGTGCCAAATTTCATCGATTTAGATAAGTATAAACATAAGTTTACAGACTGTCAACGAGTTATGATGGCCGATGATGATGAAAAAATAATTACTCACATAAGTAATCTGCGTCCTGTAAAGCGAGTACAAGATGTTATAAAAGTATTTTATAACATTCAAAAAGAAATGCCTGCAAAACTTATGTTGGTAGGCGAAGGGCCAGAGCGTGAACATATAGAAATTCTATGTCAGGAATTAGGAATTTTAGATAAAGTTATTTTCTTTGGAAGAAGTAATGAAATTGATAAAATTTTATGTTTTAGTGATTTGTTTTTACTACCATCGCAAACCGAAAGTTTTGGTTTAGCAGCTTTAGAAGCTATGGCATCTGGAGTTCCTGTTATTTCTAGTAATACTGGTGGTATTCCAGAAGTAAATATTCAAGGAGTTTCTGGATTCTTAAGTAATGTTGGAGATGTTGAAGACATGACTAAAAATGCTTTATATATTTTAAGCGATAAAGCACGTTTAAAAACTTTTAAAGATAATGCCAGAAAAGAATCTTTAAAATTCGATTTACATAAAATCGTTCCGCAATACGAAGCCATTTATGAGGATACTTTGGCTAAGTGTTTAGTGCTTTAA